In the genome of Desulfovulcanus ferrireducens, one region contains:
- a CDS encoding zinc-ribbon domain-containing protein, with the protein MRITCPNCQFSQDIPEEKIPPKAEQATCPKCRHKFKFRDLSSSFKLSEEPEATPIEQNDKATEKRQSDLEGENKENIWEKLESMAEGTEQKKVDRDSLAEDEADIPWEHLEKYGFFPGLFKTIKEAMLSPANFFARMKLTGYSKPLVFYLLLAEVQAIANFIWQMVGLMPMISSQGYAVPGMGIVGLGSAVILILYPILLTILLFMVVGFNHLFLVLVRAGTSGFQGTFRAVTYGSAPMILAIIPFIGPLLGGIWAMVVTVIGYKNIHRTSYVKVFIAMFLPIILGIVLGVILRFSSSF; encoded by the coding sequence ATGCGTATTACCTGCCCCAACTGCCAGTTTAGCCAAGATATCCCAGAGGAAAAGATCCCTCCCAAGGCAGAACAAGCCACTTGTCCTAAATGCAGACATAAGTTTAAGTTTAGAGACTTAAGCTCATCTTTTAAGCTTTCCGAAGAGCCAGAAGCCACTCCGATAGAACAAAATGATAAAGCAACAGAGAAAAGACAATCTGACCTGGAGGGAGAAAACAAGGAAAACATCTGGGAAAAATTAGAGTCCATGGCCGAAGGTACGGAGCAAAAAAAGGTAGATAGAGACAGTCTCGCAGAAGACGAGGCGGATATCCCCTGGGAACATTTGGAAAAATACGGTTTTTTCCCGGGCCTTTTCAAAACCATAAAAGAAGCCATGCTCTCTCCAGCAAACTTTTTTGCCCGAATGAAACTCACAGGTTATAGTAAGCCTCTTGTATTCTATCTTCTTCTAGCCGAAGTGCAGGCCATTGCCAATTTTATCTGGCAGATGGTCGGACTTATGCCCATGATAAGCTCCCAGGGTTATGCGGTTCCGGGGATGGGTATAGTTGGCCTTGGCTCGGCAGTGATCCTTATCCTCTACCCCATTTTACTAACTATATTATTATTCATGGTTGTCGGCTTCAATCACCTTTTCCTTGTACTGGTCCGGGCCGGAACAAGTGGCTTCCAGGGCACTTTCAGGGCAGTGACCTATGGTAGTGCACCAATGATCCTGGCAATTATCCCCTTCATTGGTCCCCTGCTAGGGGGGATTTGGGCCATGGTGGTCACGGTTATCGGATATAAAAATATTCACCGCACAAGTTATGTCAAAGTCTTTATAGCTATGTTCTTGCCCATAATTTTAGGTATCGTCTTAGGAGTAATTTTACGATTCTCATCCTCTTTTTAA
- the fliS gene encoding flagellar export chaperone FliS: MQTAARAYLQTKVNTTTKEELVVLLFEAAIKFLQQAKEKIKENDFAEKGILISKALDIISELNGSLNTEKGGEVAKNLHNLYYYCQTRLLIANLKMDCEIIDEVIGILKKIGSAFAEIVQKSKLAHP, encoded by the coding sequence ATGCAAACTGCAGCCAGGGCCTATCTTCAAACCAAAGTTAACACTACGACTAAAGAAGAACTGGTGGTCCTTCTTTTTGAGGCAGCCATCAAATTCCTTCAACAAGCTAAAGAAAAGATAAAAGAAAATGATTTCGCTGAAAAAGGTATCCTTATCTCTAAAGCTTTGGACATTATTTCTGAACTTAATGGTAGCTTGAACACTGAAAAAGGGGGTGAGGTTGCAAAAAATTTACACAATCTTTATTATTATTGTCAGACCAGGTTGCTGATAGCCAATCTGAAAATGGACTGCGAGATTATTGATGAAGTCATTGGCATCCTGAAAAAAATTGGCTCGGCTTTTGCCGAAATAGTGCAAAAAAGCAAACTTGCCCACCCATAA
- the fliD gene encoding flagellar filament capping protein FliD, giving the protein MVAETDYLTSGQIHFTGLGSGTDFETMIQKLVEIEGTRIKRLEARKQDIQAKIDAFQELNSSMLSLKSTLSGMDTMKEFFIKTATSSNESLLTASASSDAEEGTHTIDINQLAQNDIEMNNNGYSDSSAVINSSGSTKIFSYTYNSTTVSIDVPDGTTLEGLVNLVNQDADNPGVRASLIFDGTNYYFQLRGLDLGDKYEVTIETDATDPLTGFTTTDFTETQDAQNSQIRVDGWPTTTWIERETNSIDDVITGLTLNLKDTGTVKITVTNDNEAIKEQIRTFVDQVNTILTLIKEQSKVDPVSQKGSVLTGNYGLNMIQEQIKNILAAKGIGFDYNEDTYPSLSNIGITTDAQTGSPTLGLLLLDESKLDEALQKDPQAVAEIFSADLVPATNTSNFRYYSHIDGLTEGGIYDVTYSVDSTGAITSATIDGEPASISNNIITSMNGSSKGLAIQVDNLTQGDYSGQIRLKKGKTGELIEKLEELTDSYNGPLHIMEDNYNDTIDNLDKKIAWEQKRIDNFERSMRNRYARLEALLGYYDSLSNALSAQVSSLSTKSK; this is encoded by the coding sequence ATGGTAGCGGAAACCGATTATCTCACTTCCGGACAAATACATTTCACCGGCCTTGGTTCAGGTACGGATTTTGAGACCATGATCCAAAAGCTGGTGGAGATAGAAGGCACACGGATAAAAAGGCTGGAAGCCCGGAAGCAGGATATACAGGCAAAAATTGATGCCTTTCAGGAATTAAACTCATCCATGCTCAGTCTAAAGTCAACATTATCGGGCATGGATACGATGAAAGAATTTTTTATCAAGACCGCTACTTCAAGCAATGAAAGCCTCCTAACAGCCTCAGCAAGCAGTGATGCAGAAGAAGGCACCCATACGATAGACATCAATCAACTGGCCCAAAATGATATCGAAATGAATAACAATGGGTATTCAGATTCGAGCGCTGTCATTAACAGCTCGGGCTCTACAAAAATATTTTCATATACCTACAACTCCACTACTGTTTCCATCGATGTTCCTGATGGCACTACCCTTGAGGGATTAGTCAACCTGGTGAACCAGGATGCAGATAATCCGGGAGTCAGGGCCTCATTGATTTTTGATGGGACTAATTATTATTTTCAACTCCGGGGCCTGGACCTGGGCGATAAATATGAAGTAACCATTGAGACAGATGCCACCGATCCTTTAACAGGCTTTACCACTACTGATTTTACAGAAACTCAGGATGCGCAAAACTCCCAAATCAGAGTTGATGGTTGGCCTACTACTACCTGGATTGAACGAGAAACCAATTCTATAGATGATGTCATTACCGGCCTTACTTTAAATCTGAAAGATACCGGAACTGTAAAAATTACCGTAACCAATGACAATGAAGCCATTAAGGAGCAAATACGCACGTTTGTCGACCAGGTAAATACTATATTAACTTTGATTAAAGAACAAAGCAAAGTTGATCCTGTCTCACAAAAAGGCTCCGTGCTTACCGGCAACTATGGCCTAAACATGATACAGGAGCAGATAAAAAATATTTTAGCCGCCAAAGGGATAGGCTTTGACTATAACGAAGACACTTATCCTTCACTATCCAATATAGGGATCACTACTGATGCACAAACAGGGTCTCCAACTCTAGGACTCCTTTTATTAGACGAGAGTAAACTTGATGAAGCACTGCAAAAAGATCCTCAGGCCGTTGCTGAAATCTTCAGCGCCGACCTCGTGCCAGCAACCAATACATCAAATTTCCGCTACTATTCCCATATCGATGGGCTAACAGAGGGTGGGATATATGATGTTACTTATAGTGTAGATTCAACAGGGGCCATAACATCTGCTACGATTGACGGAGAACCCGCCAGCATATCAAATAATATTATCACATCAATGAACGGGTCATCAAAAGGTCTGGCTATCCAGGTAGATAACCTGACACAGGGAGACTACTCTGGCCAGATAAGGCTAAAAAAAGGTAAAACAGGTGAACTGATTGAGAAACTGGAGGAATTAACTGATTCGTATAACGGGCCTCTGCATATTATGGAAGATAATTACAATGATACAATAGACAACCTCGATAAAAAAATTGCATGGGAACAAAAACGGATAGACAACTTCGAACGTTCTATGCGCAACAGATACGCCAGATTAGAGGCTTTACTAGGTTATTATGACAGCTTGAGCAACGCACTTTCAGCACAAGTCAGCTCACTATCCACCAAAAGTAAATAA
- a CDS encoding flagellin, translating into MSLVVNHNLMAMNASRNLSMAYGKLGVSTRRLSSGLRVGTAADDAAGLAIRELMRSDIAAVNQGIRNANDAISLIQTADGALQTIDEKLIRMKELAEQAATGTYTSDQRLLIDSEYQAMASEITRIANATDFNGIYLLNGNLSQAGDQSTWTSDGSGLDATGALRVHFGTANDSAEDYYHVAIGLSTASAFGLGLNADTARSDYVGGASISTQSLAQAALEGIQQAIVSKDHIRASLGALQNRLESTVANLQIQAENLQAAESRISDVDVATEMTEFVRQQILTQSAVAMLSQANSLPRMALQLIGG; encoded by the coding sequence ATGTCTTTAGTTGTTAATCACAATTTAATGGCCATGAATGCGTCTAGAAACTTGTCCATGGCTTATGGCAAACTGGGTGTGTCCACCAGAAGGTTGTCATCGGGTCTCAGAGTAGGAACAGCAGCTGATGACGCTGCTGGCCTAGCAATCAGGGAGCTTATGCGCTCTGATATTGCGGCTGTTAATCAGGGTATCCGTAACGCCAATGACGCCATTTCTCTGATTCAAACCGCTGACGGCGCCCTACAAACTATTGACGAAAAATTGATCAGAATGAAAGAGTTGGCCGAGCAGGCCGCAACCGGTACCTACACCTCAGATCAAAGGTTGCTCATTGACTCTGAGTACCAGGCCATGGCCTCAGAAATTACCCGTATCGCCAACGCCACAGATTTTAACGGCATTTATCTATTAAATGGAAATCTGTCACAGGCCGGAGATCAATCTACATGGACCTCTGACGGAAGTGGGCTGGATGCAACTGGTGCTCTGCGCGTCCACTTCGGAACCGCCAACGATAGTGCGGAAGATTACTATCACGTTGCTATTGGGCTTTCGACTGCATCTGCCTTTGGTTTAGGCCTCAATGCTGACACAGCAAGATCCGACTATGTAGGTGGAGCCTCCATCTCCACACAGAGTCTCGCTCAGGCCGCTTTGGAGGGCATCCAACAGGCAATCGTCTCAAAAGACCATATTCGAGCCAGCCTTGGTGCGCTTCAGAATAGACTTGAGTCCACAGTTGCCAATCTCCAGATCCAGGCAGAAAATCTGCAGGCTGCTGAGTCTCGTATATCTGATGTGGACGTAGCCACAGAAATGACCGAGTTTGTCCGTCAACAAATACTTACTCAGTCCGCTGTGGCCATGCTATCTCAGGCCAATTCCCTGCCCAGGATGGCCTTGCAGCTCATAGGAGGATAA
- a CDS encoding metal-dependent transcriptional regulator, with product MVTLSPSLEDYLEIIFLLESTKSEARPKDIANRLGVQRASVTGALRSLAEKRLINYQPYSSVTLTPEGFRLAARIVHRHKVLTEFLEKFLGLPSDVAEANACRMEHHIDDEALERLIQFIQFVQNCPRTGDDWLKAFTRLCSDPGKCSNCQACVQKCLDALD from the coding sequence ATGGTTACGCTCTCTCCTAGCCTTGAAGACTACTTGGAGATAATTTTTTTACTTGAATCTACCAAGTCCGAAGCCCGGCCAAAGGATATTGCCAATCGTCTTGGAGTACAAAGGGCCTCGGTTACCGGAGCCTTACGCAGTCTGGCTGAAAAGAGGTTGATAAATTATCAACCCTACAGTTCAGTCACTTTGACTCCAGAAGGTTTTAGACTGGCTGCGCGCATTGTCCATAGACACAAGGTCCTGACCGAATTCCTGGAAAAATTTCTTGGCCTCCCTTCTGATGTTGCCGAGGCCAATGCCTGCCGTATGGAACACCACATCGATGACGAGGCTCTGGAAAGATTGATCCAATTCATCCAATTTGTGCAAAACTGTCCGCGTACAGGGGACGACTGGCTCAAGGCCTTTACTCGCCTCTGCTCAGACCCTGGCAAATGTTCTAACTGCCAGGCTTGCGTCCAAAAATGCCTGGACGCCCTTGATTGA